A DNA window from Mastacembelus armatus chromosome 11, fMasArm1.2, whole genome shotgun sequence contains the following coding sequences:
- the myo1g gene encoding unconventional myosin-Ig isoform X3 — protein MAELEGLEFGKSDFVLLDEVSMEQFMENLKLRFEKGRIYTYIGEVVVSVNPYRQMDMYGKDSIEAYRGRELYENPPHLYAVSDAAYKAMKRRAKDTCIVISGESGAGKTEASKYIMQYIAAITNPSQRAEVESVKNVLLKSNCVLEAFGNAKTNRNDNSSRFGKYMDINFNFNGDPTGGHINNYLLEKSRVVQQQEGERNFHSFYQLLRGSSDEILESLHLQNDPALYACTKEGAATSTSNNDRSSHRAVMNALQVIGFSKEEINSIYQILASILLLGNVQFESDGESVQILQLEAVNHISDLTATDPESISKSLLYRTVATGGGEVIEKGHTEQDACFGRDAFAKALYERLFGWIVGRINSVIEVKNYNPVLHGKNTVIGVLDIYGFEIFDNNSFEQFCINYCNEKLQQLFIELILRQEQDEYQREGITWQEIDYFNNQIIVDLVEQPHKGIISILDEACLTAGKVTDMVCLDSMDTKLAQHPHYTSRKLCPTDKTMDFKKHFRIRHYAGDVTGQMRPLASNHPPWLWFQKIPAAHVYCPQSREGKDINMSREHGGWSQLMRQFWLCEL, from the exons ATTTGAGAAGGGCCGTATCTACACCTACATTGGAGAAGTAGTCGTCTCTGTCAACCCATACAGACAGATGGATATGTATGGGAAAGATAGCATTGAAGCGTACCGGGGCCGAGAGCTGTATGAAAACCCTCCTCACCTGTATGCGGTGTCTGATGCTGCCTATAAGGCCATGAAGCGACGGGCCAAAGACACTTGCATCGTCATATCAG gtgAAAGTGGGGCAGGAAAAACAGAAGCCAGTAAATACATCATGCAGTACATTGCAGCCATCACAAACCCAAGTCAGAGGGCAGAGGTTGAGAG TGTGAAGAATGTGCTGCTTAAGTCCAACTGTGTGCTGGAGGCCTTTGGGAATGCCAAGACAAATCGCAACGACAACTCCAGCCGCTTCGGCAAGTACATGGATATCAACTTCAACTTCAATGGCGATCCGACCGGAGGACACATCAACAACTACCTGCTGGAAAAG TCCAGAGTGGTCCAGCAGCAAGAGGGGGAGAGGAACTTCCACTCGTTTTACCAG ttaCTGCGTGGAAGCTCCGATGAAATCCTGGAGTCATTGCATCTACAGAACGATCCTGCGCTTTATGCATGTACCAAAGAGGGAGCTGCAACTTCT ACGTCCAACAATGATCGGTCAAGTCACAGAGCAGTGATGAATGCACTACAGGTGATCGGCTTTTCAAAAGAGGAGATTAATTCAATTTATCAGATCCTCGCCTCCATACTACTTTTG gGTAATGTACAGTTTGAGAGCGATGGTGAGAGTGTTCAGATCCTCCAACTTGAAGCTGTGAACCACATCTCTGACCTGACCGCTACAGATCCGGAGAGCATCAGTAAGAGTCTGTTGTACCGAACCGTGGCCACCGGGGGCGGCGAGGTCATCGAGAAGGGCCACACGGAGCAGGATGCCTGCTTTGGACGGGACGCTTTTGCCAag GCTCTCTATGAGAGACTGTTTGGCTGGATAGTTGGCCGCATCAACAGTGTCATTGAAGTAAAAAACTACAACCCAGTGCTTCATGGGAAAAACACAGTCATTGGCGTCCTGGATATCTACGGCTTTGAGATCTTTGATAATAACAG TTTTGAACAGTTTTGCATCAACTACTGCAAcgaaaagctgcagcagctttttatTGAGCTGATCCTGCGACAGGAACAAGACGAGTACCAGAGAGAGGGAATCACCTGGCAAGAG ATTGATTACTTCAACAACCAGATCATTGTTGATCTCGTGGAGCAGCCACACAAGGGAATCATCTCCATTTTGGACGAAGCTTGTCTCACTGCTGGTAAAGTCACTGACATGGTCTGCCTGGACAGCATGGACACCAAACTGGCCCAGCACCCCCACTACACCTCCCgcaag CTCTGCCCTACTGACAAAACCATGGACTTTAAGAAGCACTTCCGTATTCGCCACTATGCTGGAGACGTCAC TGGCCAGATGAGGCCCCTGGCCAGCAATCACCCGCCGTGGCTTTGGTTTCAGAAGATCCCCGCTGCTCACGTGTACTGTCCTCAATCTAGAGAGGGGAAGGACATTAATATGTCAAGGGAGCACGGAGGATGGAGCCAGCTGATGAGACAATTTTGGCTCTGTGAGCTGTAG